GGAAAGATTAACAATGTCGGGCTGATTGAAGTACCGATGGGAACTACGCTCCGCGAAGTAATCTACGAAATCGGCGGCGGCATCAAAGGCGGAAAGAAATTCAAGGCGGTGCAGACAGGCGGCCCGTCGGGCGGCTGCCTGACAGAGAAACACCTGGATACTCCTATCGACTTTGACAATCTCCTAGCGGCAGGCTCCATGATGGGTTCCGGCGGTATGATTGTAATGGACGAAGACGACTGCATGGTATCCGTCGCCCGTTTCTACCTGGACTTTACCGTAGAAGAATCCTGCGGGAAATGCACCCCGTGCCGCATCGGCAACAAACGCCTGCTTGAATTACTGAACAAGATAACCGAAGGAAAGGGAACGGAAAAGGACCTGGATACCCTCGCCACTTTGGGACAAGTCATCAAGGACACCGCTCTCTGTGGACTGGGGCAGACTTCCCCGAACCCGGTTCTGTCTACGCTGGACAATTTCTACGACGAATATCTGGAGCACGTCCGCGACAAGACCTGCCGTGCCAAGCAGTGCAAATCCCTGCTGACCTACACCATCAATCCCGAACTTTGCATCGGCTGCCACCTGTGCGCCAAAAACTGTCCGGCGGACGCAATCATCGGACTGGTACGCAAACCGCACATCATCAGCCCCGACAAATGTATCAAATGCGGAATGTGCATGGCACGCTGCAAGTTCAAAGCTATTCTCGTCTGCTAAAATCTATTTACTATGGAAGAAAAACAAATTACTCTCCAAATAGACGGCCACTTTATCACCGTCCCCGAAGGAAGCACCATCCTCGAAGCTGCCAACAAAATAGGCATCAACATACCTACTTTGTGCCACATTGACTTGAAAGGAACCTGTATAAAAAACAATCCCGCTTCCTGCCGTATCTGTGTAGTCGAAGTCATAGGACGGCGCAACCTGGCTCCTGCCTGCGCCACCCGTTGCACGGAAGGCATGATAGTCAAGACCAGTACCCTGCGTGTGATGAACGCCCGCAAAGTAGTAGCCGAGCTGATTCTTTCCGACCATCCCAACGACTGCCTCACCTGTCCGAAATGCGGTAACTGCGAGCTTCAGACACTGGCTCTGCGCTTCAATATCCGGGAGATGCCTTTCAATGGCGGCGAGCTGTCTCCCCGCAAACGGGAAATCACCGCTTCCATCGTCCGCAACATGGACAAATGTATTTTCTGCCGCCGTTGCGAAAGTGTCTGCAACGATGTGCAGACAGTTGGCGCGCTCGGTGCCATCCGCCGCGGTTTCAACACAACGATAGCTCCCGCTTTCGACCGCATGATGACAGAGAGTGAATGTACCTATTGCGGTCAGTGTGTAGCTGTCTGCCCGGTAGGCGCGTTGACCGAACGTGATTACACCAACCGCCTGCTAGACGACTTGACCAACCCGAACAAGGTAGTCATCGTGCAGACCGCACCCGCCGTACGTGCCGCCTTGGGAGAAGAATTCGGATTTCCCCCCGGCACACTGGTTACCGGGAAAATGGTCTACGCCCTGCGTGAACTGGGATTCGATTACGTATTCGACACCGATTTCGCAGCCGACCTCACCATCATGGAAGAAGGCTCCGAAATCCTGAACCGTCTGACGCGTTATCTCAACGGAGACAAATCCGTCCGTCTGCCCATCCTGACTTCCTGTTGTCCGGCATGGGTGAACTTCTTCGAGCATCATTTCCCGGATATGTTGGATATACCGTCCACCGCCCGCTCTCCGCAACAGATGTTCGGCTCCATCGCCAAATCTTACTGGGCGGAGAAAATGGGAATCCCCAGGGAGAAGTTAGTCGTCGTATCCATCATGCCCTGCCTGGCAAAGAAATACGAATGTGACCGCGACGAATTCAAAGTAAACGGCATCCCCGACGTAGACTATTCCATCTCCACCCGCGAACTGGCACGACTGATTAAACGCGCTAACATCGGCTTCCCGCTCGTACTAGACAGCCCGTTCGACAACCCGATGGGCGAATCGACAGGCGCCGGCGTCATCTTCGGCACCACAGGCGGTGTGATGGAAGCCGCCCTGCGCTCCGTCTACGAAATCTACACCGGAGAGCCTCTCCAGAATGTAAATTTCGAACAAGTACGCGGACTGAACGGAGTCCGCCGCGCCACCATCAACCTGAACGGATTTGAACTAAAAGTAGGCATCGCACACGGACTGGGCAACGCCCGCCATCTACTGGAAGATATACGAAACGGGCACAACGAATATCACGTCATCGAAATCATGGCTTGCCCCGGCGGTTGTATCGGCGGTGGCGGCCAGCCACTGCACCATGGCAATTCGGAAGTATTATACGCCCGCGCCAACGCGCTTTATCGCGAAGACGCCAACAAACCGTTGCGCAAATCGCACGACAACCCGTATATCAAGAAACTGTACGAAGAATATCTCGGCAAACCTTTGGGCGAGATATCGGAAACGCTATTGCACACGCACTATTTCAACAAATCTATGGATTAACTTTAAACGAAGAGTATTATGTCAGATATAAAACTAGCCTGCGATGTGGCAGAACAAGTCAGAACGATTTGCGACAAGCACGGAAACAACCCAGGCGAACTAATCAATATTTTGCACGAAGCGCAACACCTGCACGGCTACCTGCCCGAAAAGATGCAACGCATCATCGCTTCCAAACTCAATATCCCCGTATCGAAAGTATATGGAGTGGTCACCTTCTATACCTTCTTCACCATGACTCCGAAAGGAAAACATCCCATCTCCGTCTGCATGGGTACGGCTTGTTACGTGCGCGGCTCCGAGAAGTTACTCGAAGAATTCAAACGCGTACTAGGCATCGAAGTTGGCGAAACTACACCGGATGGAAAATTCTCATTAGACTGTCTGCGCTGCGTAGGAGCCTGCGGACTGGCTCCGGTAGTGATGATTGGCGAGAAAGTGTACGGAAGATTGCAACCGATAGATGTGAAGAAGATTATCGAAGAGTTGGAATAAATATCCGGAATAAAAAGCGGCTGCCTTGAAAAAGCAAGGCAGCCGCTTTAAAACATTTTTAACAACAAACAAAAAAGGCGATTGCGACATTCAATATAGTCGATGTCTGAAATATAAAAAAGATGATGGAGCTAAGATTGGAACATTCTTTTATTCATGTAAACACTATGGAGTAAATTATGCGCAAAACGGTGAATTGCTGTCTGCTTAAAATGTCTAATAAGTTAAATAGCAATAACGCATGTGAATTAAACCTTTATTAATATTGAAAACCAACAACACAATTAACGATAATATACTTGTAATCAAACGGTTATCTATTAATATACTGATAACTAACTAAAGGAGAAGTGTGAACGTATGTTACAAACTTCTCCTTTACTAATTTTTATTATCGTATTAGTAATATAACCCAGAGCAAAGAAAACAATATTCTTTAATCGGAATGTTATTTTGAGAAACTTTACTATCTTTGCAAAGTCACGAAAAGTGGCAAATGTAATAGTGAAAGTGTTTCGCTTTTATCCTGTGTAGGAAATCTGACAGTTTCAAAAAAGCAGGGATAAGCAATGACATTCATCACTTGGGTAGCGTATGTTCAAAAGACATATACTAAACAGGTGTGGAGTATTGTTTATTTGCTTTTGGGTTTTGTCAGAACCTCCTACACAATAAACGAATGGCTCCACACTTTCTTTTTGTCTAATCCTGTCATTAAAGGAGTCGAATGGCGCAACTTTACTAATTACTATGAATGGATTAGATTTTATTAAATCGAAACAACAGAGTTGGGCAAAAAGAAAAAACTTCAATCCACTAGGAGGTACAATTCCCAATAAAGGAGAGAAAAACTATTTGTATAGTTTAGCAGATAATTTGTTTGAGCCGTTGTCTAAGGAGAATTTAGATTCTTATAATTCGGGTGACGGGAACGAAACAAAAGATTCTAAAACACGATTGGCAAAAATGAAAGCACTTCATTCATCTTCTGCGATTGTGGTTAATCTGTTCCAGTATTGGCAGGGAAAAGATGTTTGCCCGATTCTAAATGCATGCAAATTGACTTCAAGAACTACTAAGGTAGGCTATCTGATTAAGAATGTCGGTTCTGTTTCTCCTGAAAAAATTCCCATAATTCCTTCTCCACTTAATTACGAAATTAAATTTGAAGAGCAGTTTGAGATAAGTGAAGATAAATCTCAATTCCCACATTCACCCAATATTGATGTTGTGATTTATACTCCATTGTCTACTATTGGTATTGAGTCTAAATTTACAGAACCATATAGTAGTAGAAAACATGGAGGATTAAAACAAAAGTATGTTGAAAATCTCTCTTTTTGGAACGGATTGCCTAATCTGTATGAATTAGCAAAAGAAATTTCTCCTAATGATACTAAGTTCCAGTATTTAGATGCGGCACAATTAATAAAACACATATTAGGACTGAAAAAGAATAGTGACGAGTATAATTCAAATCTTGTTCAAAAGCATCATTTTGTAGAAGGTAAAAGGAATTTGATACTCAAACGCAAATTTCATCTCTTATATCTTTGGTACGATGTAATAGGAAAAGAGGGAAGTAAGCATAGAAAAGAGATAGAACAGTTTGCAGAAATTGCTAAAAAGGACAATATAAAGTTTAGCCATATAACCTATCAAGAAGTGATAGCAAAACTGTCAAAAGAATTTCATGATGGGAACGAATCTTATTGCAATTATCTAACAGACAGGTATTTGTAAAACGTATAAGTAAATCTAATAAAAACGTTTGTTTAATTTAAAGATAAAAAACATGAAAGCTATTATTCTAAGTATGTTGATGATGTTGTCTTATAATTATTGTTTTGCACAACTGAAAGTAGAAAACTCAACTCCAAAGCAAGAAAAAGAAGATGTATACGATGTATCACAAGACCTTTATATACGAGAATCACATCGAGGAAGATACATTGGTGCTCCTTTGGATTATAAATCCTACCAAAAATTTATCAATCAACGAATTTTCTGCATCTCGGATGAAGCTTTTGCTCCTCACGGAAATCGTTACGCTTTGAAACGACAGCTTGTCAATCTTCCTACTCCAATAAAAGGGTACATTCAATACAAGAAGAAACAATTAGACTTTTCTATTAATCAGATAGCGACCTACTTATATCATCCAATAATTCAACCTGTCAAACCTCAATCTTCTAATGTAAAGGTGCTTGATGATATGAGAGGGGATAATGCTAATTTCCCTTGTTATGAGAAAGACGGTAAAAACTGGAAACCTTATACAATGGTTTTGCATAATGCATATGCCTCTGATTATGTAGGGAAAAGAGTAGCAAACGAACCTGTTTCTTTGGCAGGAGACTCTTATCTCATTAAAAAAATATTAACTTTTGATGAAGCCTTGAAACTTCTTGAAGAAGACCCACAAATAAAGCTTATTACAAAAAGTGAAAGTACACATGGTTTGGGTAAAAAAGAAACCTGTTATTATGAATCACTTGTTTCAGGAAAAACATTTTTAACCCCATCTGTACAAAATGATATTTTGATTAAAAACAACATAGAATTTGGTGGGAGCAATGATTGTGAATCTCCTATCTTTTTGATGGAAAGTAAAAGCGGAGAACTTTTTCTCACACGGCTGAATGAAGACAAGTTTATATCAGGAATATCAATGAAGGATGGCTCTGCGTTTGCTTATACGACTTATATTTTAGAGAATCATATAGAATACCTGAAAGAAAAGTTTATAGGGAAACTGTATTCCATACAACATTATCCTGACCCTAACGAGAAAGGTCTGATAGAAGATATTGTAATTCGGGATAATGTATTGAGTGTAAAATACGTAAATGTAGAAACAAAGAATATAGGCTACAGGTCTATGGAATGGAACTCGACAGGTAAGCTGTGGGGCGTAGCTAATGCAAACGAGATTACACCGAAACAATCTAAATAAATATTCTGAATATTAACCGATTAATATTGATATTATGAAATTTATATGTAACTTCTTATTGGTATTGAATTATATTGTTTATATCATTGCCGATGTTAGTGCATGGGCAACAGATGTAAAATATGGACTTTTGCTTCTATTGCCTTTGATTGTATTTCCAATTGTTGTAAAATTAGCCCATAAGTTTGCGGTTTCGCAAGCTGATAAGTTTTTCAAATCAGAATGGAATGTGTTTTTGAAGAAATTGGAATGGGGAAATTCTGTTGTTGTAGCAATCGTTGCTCTTTTTTATTGGCTGTTCTTAAGTAAACCAAATTAATAATCATATGATTGTTAACAAGATTGATACACCATTTAGAAAATTTTTGGAAAGTCTGAAAGTTCCGTCTGTACCACGAATGAAAGGCGGAACTATTTTCAACCCTGATGAGATAAACTATCTTGTACGATATTCAACTCCATTGGTTTATGAATTTGTGCAAGAGGATGAAACCGATAGGGAATTTTATGAGAAGTTTGTCAAATGGCTACATGAAGAAATGCCAGTTTATGGGTATGTTGATGTTTATATGGTCGTTTATTTACGTTATGGGCAATATTTAAGTAACGATGAATTTGAGTATTTGGAAAGGAATATTCCGGAGTGTTTCGAGAAAGGGCATGTATGGCTCTATGAAATAAACTATCGTAGGCGCTTCCGTTTGCGTATTCAATTGATTCGTTGTTTTAAAAAAAACTTTCAGAGAATTATTCGGAAGGGTATTCATAAAATTGATTCCACAACAAATAAGTTATAATTATGTATTTCAAAAGAATAGTTTTAAGTGTTGTCGGCATTGTTATAGCTCTAGTCTTGACCGCCCAAAGTGTTTATGATATAAGTTATTCAACGTATAATTGCCCCGACAATTTGCCATACGGAACACTATTGGATAAATATTGTCCTAATCTCCAATTGTGGAATAATCACGATAAGAATTTCCCTTGTCATGTTTCTGTGATAAAATTGAATGGACACTATTCTGACTGCAAAGAAGCTAATGAATATTATCCTATGTCCGATAAAGAATTGAAGTTCATTCAATCTATAAGAAAGTCGGATTTAGCTTTTACTAATCCTTTTCTAGTCACTTTATACAGGAACTTTAATGGCAAAAGAATTAAAGTAAACATTCCGACTACCTATTGGAATATAACACACAAAAAGCCTGAAAGAGTAAAAGACTTTATTATTAAGGATTTTCAATTGAAGAGGTTGGTTACGGTGGTCTATTTTGATAACAGGTTATTCTTCTTTATTAAGAAAGATGAAACGTCTATGACTTGTTATTATTATAAGTCAATAGGGACGTTTGTTTACTCAAATTATGGTGAAGTTACTGCTATTGATGATAACGATTCAATAAACTATTTCTTAATTTGGCTTGCTAGCATACCATTACCAAGCTTACCAAAGGAAGAAGGACAAAAAATTCTTTCGCTTATAGTTTCAAAGGCAGACGGTAAAAACCAATTCACTATTGATTTGCCATTTGTTTTTAAAGACAACACTCCTCGAAGCATTCTTTAGCAATACAGATTACATAGTAAATATAAGCACAACTTAGCTATTAGCTTTATTTAGTTCTATTTCTGTTATTGTGTTCCAAATGTGTTCCACTAAAAAACAAATCAGCCGCTAACTGTCCGTCAGCGGCTTTCTTACACCCTTGTTTGCGGAGAGAACGAGATTCGAACTCGTGATACACTTTTGGCGTATACACGCTTTCCAGGCGTGCCTCTTCAACCACTCGAGCACCTCTCCTTTTTTTCAATAAAATAACAGACAATGGAAATATATTTCCCACAAAAGAAATAGCAGCTTCAAAGCTGCTATTCTCAGCGGAGAGACAGGGTTATGAACCTACTCTCCAATATCCTTGAAATTCAATTTCTTATCAGTATGTCAAAGCCTTAGGGGTACAACTTAGGTTACAAGAATAACGCTTTTCTGTCACCTTTTGGCTGTTCGTTGTCTGCCTAAAACTACGGTTCAAAGATACGGCTTTCTTTTGACATATGCAAATCATTGAAAATAAATCTTATGCAGTTAGTGCAAGGTGCAAGCTATATATATAGATATATACTTGCACCTTGCACTAAAAACTACCTTGTAATAAACAAGATACTACTAAAATAAGTACCTTTGTAAAATGATTCAAGAGGAGTTCAAATTTTACAAGCCATGTAAGTTGTTGCAACCTTATATAAGATATTATTGGGTATTCAAGAGCAATCGACCGCTGGATGCCTTTACTTATCCTATCGGTTGCCCTCAAATCATTTTCCATAAACAAGCACCGTTATATATCCCTGAACTGAATATTACACAAGACAAACTGACTGTGAGCGGACAAGTTAATTTCTCATCCCATTTGTATGCTGACGGCAATACAGAAATGATAGTGGTTGTATTCCACCCTCACACTATGAGTATGTTTCTGAACATGCCGACTTCACTCTTTTACAATCAAGAAGTGTCCGGTTACAGCCTTGAAAACAAGAGTTTGAATGAGCTGGCTGCACGAATATTCAACTGTGAGAATAATTCTATTTGCATAAGCTATATAGAAAAATGGCTGGTGTCACAAATTGCCGATAATTTGACTGATACCACATACAGAATTGAAAGAATAGATGCCGCCATACAGCGAATATATATCACTCCGCAAATCTCTGTAAACGAATTATCTTCCATTGCCTGCCTAAGTAAAAAACAGTTTGAGCGGTTGTTTCATTCATTTGTAGGCATCAATCCCAAAGAATATACCCGTATCGTCCGCTTCCAAAAGGCTTTGGCGCAGATGCAGCATCAAGCGGGCAAAGAAATCAATCAGGCACAAATAGCATACGCCAGCGGCTATGCCGACCAGTCGCACTTTATCCGGGAGTTCAAGAAATTCTGCGGATATACGCCCGTGTCTTTGCTGAAAGTATCAAATCCATATTCCGATTTGTTCACCAATCCCGTATAAATGTCCCGTTTGTTCTATCCGGGGTCAAACGCTTCTCCTACTTTTGCCGCCTGATTCATTAAATGAAAATAGCATTAAGTATGAAAGAAGTAAATCCCCAAGAAACCAGCCGTGCATACGCCTTTGAAATGTGGATGAACGCACCTATGCCAATGGTGACGTTCTTTAAGACACTCAACGTGTCACGCCTTGTGAAAATCAGCCGAAAATCGGGCATGAAGTTTAATATGTTGATGTGCTGGTGCATCGGCAAAGCCGCAAGGAGCGTGAAAGAATTTTATATGCTGCCCGTTGGCGGTAAACTGATGCAGTACGACACCATTGCAGTAAACACCATTGTCGCTAACAGAAAGGGCGAGGTAAGTTCGTGTGATATTCCTTTCTGCGATGATTTGTCTCTGTTCAATCAACACTATCTGCAACTTACCAAACAAGTGGCTGAAAGTTGCGTCAATCACGACTTGACGGAAAGCATGGTTATCGGAACTTCCGCATTGGCACAATATGAAATAGACGGTGCTGTCGGTATGTATAGCGGTATTTTTAATAATCCGTTCCTTATTTGGGGCAAATACAAACACCGCCTGCTGAAAACGACGCTTACCGTTTCTTTCCAGTTCCACCACACGCAAATGGATGGGGCGCACGCTTCCCGCTTTTTGGACGGGATTCAGAGAGCAATTGACAATTTGCAGTATAAGTAAGTTTGCTATAAATGATATACACAGGTTACGATTTTGCAGCTTATTTCAAAAATGACTATTTAGGGTAACTGATTTCGTAACAGATTGAGTAACTTTGCTCTCAATAATAGAAACAGCAATGGAAACAGACATAGAAGCCAAATATTGCCAAACCTGCGGAATACCCTTAGATATTGACTACAATAATCTTGGGGTAAATACGAGTGCGGAATATTGCGACTATTGTTTGAAGCATGGTGTCAAGGGTTACGATTTTTCGATGGACTATCTGATTTACCTTTGGGGGCTTTTCCCCGAAGAGTATTATAAAGAAGTAGGTATATCCTATACTTCGCAGGAAATCAGAGAGGTAATGTCAAAACGGCTTCCCGAAATAAAACGGTGGAAACAAAAAATCAATACAGCCCACGTGTTATATGAGCTGATTGTAAGGGTACAAGAATACATTAACCGCCATTTGTTCGAGGAACTTAGTTTAGATGCCATATCGCAAACGGCAGGTATTTCCAAATACCATTTCCGGCGTGTCTTCAAAGCTGTATGTGGTGAAAATATCGGGCTTTACATTCAGCGGTTAAGATTGGAATATATCGCATTCAAGTTAATATCAACCAATATAAGCGTTACTGAATTGTTATGTCAAATAAACTACCAAAATAAACATACACTTTCAAGGGCATTCAAAAGTTATTTTAAGTGTACGATACCGGAATTTCGTAAACTACATTCCAATGCTAACCCCGCAGGAATGTATCCGGTGCAAATTGTTCCTTGCATTGAGAAAGTTCCGCCTGTTCGTATTGCCTGTTTGAAACTGGAATGGACGGAACATATAAACCATGATTTTACGGTATTATGGAAACAGATTCTACGTCTTTCTGAAAATTGCGGTTTACAGTCAAGTGGCTGTAAATTTATAAGCCTTACATTGGATTGTCCGCTAATTTCTTCAGAAGAACAAACCCGTTTCATGGTGGGTATAACCGTTCCGGAATCATTTAACGTTCCCAATGGCTTTTCTGTTCATGAAATAGAAGCCGGAGAATATGCAGTGTTTCAATTCAAGGGGCTATATCACGAGTTGAACAGAGTATATCGTTACATATACCTTGATTGGTTGCCGACAAGTGAATATGCGCTACGGGAGCCTTACACATTTGAAACCTATCTCAACACTCCCGAAAAGACCCCTGTTTCGGAGTTGAGAACGGATATTTATATTCCTATTGTGCGAAAGAACAAATGAATGGCTTAAATAAGGAAATCGAACAACAGCTAAGAAATGAAAATGCCGATTTTGTTCACTTCGTGGATATTTCCATGCTGGATATACGACAAAACCGGGGTTTTCCCTATGCCCTACTGATAGGAATTGCCATAAATCCACATTTTATCAAAACTGTACATGATAGTCCCGATTATGTGCATACCCTCAGCGATGAATATGCACAGGCAGAAAAACGGGTGGGAATGATTGCGGACAAACTGGCTGGGCGGCTTATCAGCAAAGGTTACAAAGCATTGTCACAGTCCGATAATGCTTTGATAACAGAGAATACATTTGACTTCGCAACAAAAACGTCCATTTTACCACACAAGACCATTG
This portion of the Bacteroides acidifaciens genome encodes:
- a CDS encoding NADH-dependent [FeFe] hydrogenase, group A6, translating into MEEKQITLQIDGHFITVPEGSTILEAANKIGINIPTLCHIDLKGTCIKNNPASCRICVVEVIGRRNLAPACATRCTEGMIVKTSTLRVMNARKVVAELILSDHPNDCLTCPKCGNCELQTLALRFNIREMPFNGGELSPRKREITASIVRNMDKCIFCRRCESVCNDVQTVGALGAIRRGFNTTIAPAFDRMMTESECTYCGQCVAVCPVGALTERDYTNRLLDDLTNPNKVVIVQTAPAVRAALGEEFGFPPGTLVTGKMVYALRELGFDYVFDTDFAADLTIMEEGSEILNRLTRYLNGDKSVRLPILTSCCPAWVNFFEHHFPDMLDIPSTARSPQQMFGSIAKSYWAEKMGIPREKLVVVSIMPCLAKKYECDRDEFKVNGIPDVDYSISTRELARLIKRANIGFPLVLDSPFDNPMGESTGAGVIFGTTGGVMEAALRSVYEIYTGEPLQNVNFEQVRGLNGVRRATINLNGFELKVGIAHGLGNARHLLEDIRNGHNEYHVIEIMACPGGCIGGGGQPLHHGNSEVLYARANALYREDANKPLRKSHDNPYIKKLYEEYLGKPLGEISETLLHTHYFNKSMD
- the nuoE gene encoding NADH-quinone oxidoreductase subunit NuoE; protein product: MSDIKLACDVAEQVRTICDKHGNNPGELINILHEAQHLHGYLPEKMQRIIASKLNIPVSKVYGVVTFYTFFTMTPKGKHPISVCMGTACYVRGSEKLLEEFKRVLGIEVGETTPDGKFSLDCLRCVGACGLAPVVMIGEKVYGRLQPIDVKKIIEELE
- a CDS encoding PGN_0703 family putative restriction endonuclease; this encodes MNGLDFIKSKQQSWAKRKNFNPLGGTIPNKGEKNYLYSLADNLFEPLSKENLDSYNSGDGNETKDSKTRLAKMKALHSSSAIVVNLFQYWQGKDVCPILNACKLTSRTTKVGYLIKNVGSVSPEKIPIIPSPLNYEIKFEEQFEISEDKSQFPHSPNIDVVIYTPLSTIGIESKFTEPYSSRKHGGLKQKYVENLSFWNGLPNLYELAKEISPNDTKFQYLDAAQLIKHILGLKKNSDEYNSNLVQKHHFVEGKRNLILKRKFHLLYLWYDVIGKEGSKHRKEIEQFAEIAKKDNIKFSHITYQEVIAKLSKEFHDGNESYCNYLTDRYL
- a CDS encoding helix-turn-helix domain-containing protein, yielding MIQEEFKFYKPCKLLQPYIRYYWVFKSNRPLDAFTYPIGCPQIIFHKQAPLYIPELNITQDKLTVSGQVNFSSHLYADGNTEMIVVVFHPHTMSMFLNMPTSLFYNQEVSGYSLENKSLNELAARIFNCENNSICISYIEKWLVSQIADNLTDTTYRIERIDAAIQRIYITPQISVNELSSIACLSKKQFERLFHSFVGINPKEYTRIVRFQKALAQMQHQAGKEINQAQIAYASGYADQSHFIREFKKFCGYTPVSLLKVSNPYSDLFTNPV
- a CDS encoding CatA-like O-acetyltransferase, family 2; the protein is MKEVNPQETSRAYAFEMWMNAPMPMVTFFKTLNVSRLVKISRKSGMKFNMLMCWCIGKAARSVKEFYMLPVGGKLMQYDTIAVNTIVANRKGEVSSCDIPFCDDLSLFNQHYLQLTKQVAESCVNHDLTESMVIGTSALAQYEIDGAVGMYSGIFNNPFLIWGKYKHRLLKTTLTVSFQFHHTQMDGAHASRFLDGIQRAIDNLQYK
- a CDS encoding GyrI-like domain-containing protein, translating into METDIEAKYCQTCGIPLDIDYNNLGVNTSAEYCDYCLKHGVKGYDFSMDYLIYLWGLFPEEYYKEVGISYTSQEIREVMSKRLPEIKRWKQKINTAHVLYELIVRVQEYINRHLFEELSLDAISQTAGISKYHFRRVFKAVCGENIGLYIQRLRLEYIAFKLISTNISVTELLCQINYQNKHTLSRAFKSYFKCTIPEFRKLHSNANPAGMYPVQIVPCIEKVPPVRIACLKLEWTEHINHDFTVLWKQILRLSENCGLQSSGCKFISLTLDCPLISSEEQTRFMVGITVPESFNVPNGFSVHEIEAGEYAVFQFKGLYHELNRVYRYIYLDWLPTSEYALREPYTFETYLNTPEKTPVSELRTDIYIPIVRKNK
- a CDS encoding ferredoxin family protein, encoding MNGLNKEIEQQLRNENADFVHFVDISMLDIRQNRGFPYALLIGIAINPHFIKTVHDSPDYVHTLSDEYAQAEKRVGMIADKLAGRLISKGYKALSQSDNALITENTFDFATKTSILPHKTIAVLSGTGYIGKNNLFITAEYGAAQCLGSVLTNAPLSIMEHEIKSSQCGNCNICRDVCPQKALNGVVWNMNVSRDEIVNVYDCVTCLKCLVYCPKTQAYMKRHITMK